A section of the Drosophila sechellia strain sech25 chromosome 3L, ASM438219v1, whole genome shotgun sequence genome encodes:
- the LOC6610497 gene encoding enkurin — MSLVYITHHDENILECEQDFEKAQGPKESIFVYKNPVVERAAKYARKLRERFNEEDKKLSVILQNDGTRVLTEAKKSAHRTMGCAHTPIDPPCAYLRKSQGIKWRRENTHKCPKMPPMPPLPPPGSGGKKPAMVPNFIKRNKLCAGQTVPCPPPPRYVDTPVGARHDLLNSGLVPQFICRKDFGKVPVYLKKTKRMLADMNAVCAKEQARLLELCRGIKGFTRASVQSSGPPPMPGMRVMEQAERNEILEGLRLSLTEMTKQYQSMSLLIDSIAKRQRKSKLESDLRQVEQDILLIETTPIIYVSEY, encoded by the exons ATGTCTCTGGTTTATATCACCCATCATGATGAGAATATTCTCGAGTGTGAGCAGGACTTTGAGAAGGCCCAAGGACCTAAGGAATCCATTTTTGTCTACAAAAATC CTGTTGTGGAGAGGGCAGCCAAGTATGCCAGGAAACTTCGCGAACGCTTTAACGAGGAGGACAAGAAGCTATCGGTTATCCTGCAGAACGATGGAACCCGGGTCCTGACAGAGGCCAAAAAATCAGCACACCGCACCATGGGCTGTGCTCACACTCCGATCGACCCACCGTGCGCTTACTTGCGCAAGAGCCAGGGCATCAAATGGCGACGGgagaacacccacaagtgtcCCAAGATGCCGCCAATGCCCCCACTACCACCACCGGGCAGTGGCGGCAAAAAGCCGGCCATGGTACCCAACTTCATCAAACGCAACAAGTTGTGTGCCGGACAGACGGTTCCCTGTCCCCCGCCACCGCGTTATGTAGACACTCCCGTGGGAGCTCGTCACGATCTACTCAATTCCGGATTGGTACCGCAGTTTATCTGCCGCAAGGATTTCGGCAAGGTGCCTGTTTACCTCAAGAAAACCAAGAGGATGTTGGCCGACATGAACGCGGTGTGTGCCAAGGAACAGGCACGTTTGCTGGAGCTGTGCCGTGGTATCAAGGGTTTCACCAGGGCCTCTGTCCAATCAAGTGGTCCGCCGCCAATGCCGGGGATGCGGGTGATGGAGCAGGCCGAGCGAAATGAGATCCTCGAGGGACTGCGACTGAGCCTGACCGAGATGACCAAGCAGTATCAGTCGATGTCGCTTCTCATCGACAGCATCGCCAAGCGGCAGCGCAAAAGCAAGCTGGAGTCCGATCTTCGCCAGGTGGAGCAGGATATTCTGCTAATCGAGACCACTCCCATTATCTATGTTTCCGAGTACTAA
- the LOC116800976 gene encoding uncharacterized protein LOC116800976: protein MTKVTEGEISHGVQDVGKYYLNFPILAKGFVRQDSVHDFVNSDSDGDFIALSGSKSEVITLELSSKFMVVDPFPYFVAIYDSNAAETRPLDVLANKVDLVSIYDSCDVLEAQHLALDPAYTAVCSVAVPPSRLRAVKRAPKQVANGNLLLGSLNTYGSLSLINKSAEYNRWNPLEGLNIAETLRDTLLPEVDIGKIKDFKSYQEYINPAWITMFAWLPDNADTTGQHVLVLGTASGSLWLLTLSADAKTLLSHQETKTSMGRICHIQAFKDLLLVGDSNGLIHLYQLPAKGNTALVLVKPLWEKADRMGLQMAVITECPRTDCYYITCCKAAHLLTWSMPRTGNTDCLQARIYVGGMKITALCSLDNTSYAAGTAGSCLHCVQIIHENNQLSLQTQSIAMSVLQDFQVMGLCTSRHKNLMTLFLYRNKEYLNETVSQKNQLVMQVLKVGNQDPLEQLIRHLKSNKPMNHYTDLLAALRLHVFAEENWQKYMDFGPLDSFEFADSATEGQLQQLQIKFHVLQNAIRLQSSHLQLTVHIQKSRDELQLLLAMLNITHIRLRLQFIGSLSKRSPFQEQAIQCMFEEAHRLINKLKADFTENHVQGSTAKEFVEKMDNHIQHLHEMLGIPVISNSQKQLHRCSVSFVEISLSLDRRYCSLCDRQVIFELDNLRELYESGRNLACPVCHGSFATEMFDA, encoded by the exons ATGACGAAAGTTACTGAGGGAGAAATTTCACATGGCGTTCAAGATGTCGGGAAAT ATTATCTGAATTTTCCTATCCTAGCCAAAGGATTCGTCCGCCAGGACTCGGTACACGACTTTGTAAACAGCGATTCCGATGGAGACTTTATAGCACTGAGCGGATCCAAATCGGAAGTGATCACCCTGGAGTTGAGCAGCAAGTTCATGGTCGTGGATCCCTTTCCCTATTTTGTGGCCATTTATGATTCCAACGCTGCGGAAACACGACCCCTGGACGTTTTGGCCAACAAAGTGGATCTGGTGTCCATATACGACAGCTGCGATGTCCTGGAGGCACAGCACTTGGCCCTGGACCCGGCATACACGGCTGTGTGCTCCGTTGCCGTGCCACCATCCAGATTAAGAGCTGTTAAGAGGGCACCCAAGCAGGTAGCTAATGGAAATCTCCTCCTGGGCTCCCTCAACACCTATGGATCCTTGAGCCTGATAAACAAGTCTGCAGAGTACAATCGTTGGAACCCCCTGGAAGGACTAAATATCGCTGAAACTCTGAGGGACACTCTGCTGCCTGAAGTGGACATCGGCAAGATTAAAGACTTTAAAAGCTATCAAGAATATATTAACCCCGCGTGGATCACTATGTTTGCTTGGTTACCTGATAATGCAGATACCACTGGCCAGCATGTTTTGGTGCTGGGAACCGCTTCCGGAAGTTTGTGGTTGCTCACACTAAGCGCCGATGCCAAAACTCTTTTGAGTCATCAAGAAACGAAAACCTCAATGGGTCGTATCTGCCATATACAAGCTTTCAAGGACCTTCTACTGGTGGGCGATAGCAACGGCCTCATCCACCTGTACCAATTGCCAGCAAAGGGAAATACAGCTCTCGTCTTAGTGAAGCCCTTGTGGGAGAAAGCCGATCGCATGGGTCTGCAAATGGCAGTGATCACTGAATGTCCCAGAACGGATTGCTATTATATAACCTGTTGCAAGGCGGCGCACCTGCTGACCTGGAGCATGCCAAGAACGGGAAACACAGACTGCCTGCAAGCACGGATCTATGTCGGCGGAATGAAGATCACCGCTCTCTGCAGCCTGGACAACACTAGCTATGCTGCAGGAACCGCTGGAAGCTGTCTGCATTGCGTACAAATTATCCACGAGAATAATCAGCTTAGCCTGCAGACGCAATCGATAGCCATGAGTGTTCTCCAGGATTTCCAGGTAATGGGGCTGTGCACCAGTAGGCACAAAAACTTAATGACCCTGTTTCTATACCGCAACAAGGAATATCTGAATGAGACTGTGTCTCAAAAGAACCAGTTGGTTATGCAGGTGCTCAAGGTGGGGAATCAGGATCCACTTGAACAGCTTATCAGGCATCTGAAATCCAATAAGCCCATGAATCACTATACCGATTTATTAGCTGCACTACGTCTGCACGTTTTTGCCGAGGAGAATTGGCAAAAATATATGGATTTTGGTCCATTAGATTCCTTTGAATTTGCGGATTCCGCCACTGAGGgtcagctgcagcagctgcaaatCAAATTTCATGTCCTTCAGAACGCGATTCGCCTGCAATCGAGCCACCTCCAGCTGACTGTTCACATCCAAAAGTCGCGGGATGAACTGCAGCTGCTCCTTGCGATGCTGAATATCACACACATAAGACTGAGGCTCCAGTTCATTGGGTCATTGAGTAAGAGATCACCATTCCAGGAGCAGGCGATACAGTGTATGttcgaggaggcccaccgactGATAAATAAACTTAAGGCCGACTTTACGGAAAATCATGTCCAAGGATCCACAGCAAAGGAATTCGTTGAGAAAATGGACAACCATATTCAGCACTTGCACGAGATGCTGGGTATACCTGTGATATCTAATTCCCAGAAGCAACTTCATCGATGCAGTGTGTCCTTTGTGGAG ATCTCCCTCAGCTTGGACCGACGCTACTGCAGCCTCTGCGACCGCCAGGTCATTTTCGAGCTGGACAATCTGCGAGAGCTCTACGAGTCTGGGAGAAATCTGGCATGTCCCGTTTGCCATGGAAGCTTTGCCACGGAAATGTTTGATGCATAA
- the LOC6621218 gene encoding acyl-coenzyme A thioesterase 13, whose translation MATKKLGMDFVKQMSEYASGSNGFDRVLRMIKITGGGDGRAIGEFTVANEHLNRQGTLHGGLTATIVDNCTTYALMSKGSHPGVTANLNVSYIAAAKPGEIIEIDCNTVRAGKKMAYLDCILRRKSDGKIIAKGGQVKYIQFDKEKLDF comes from the exons ATGGCAACCAAGAAACTGGGAATG GACTTTGTGAAGCAGATGTCCGAGTACGCCAGCGGGTCCAATGGATTCGACCGCGTCCTGAGAATG ATTAAAATCACAGGCGGTGGAGATGGTCGCGCAATAGGGGAGTTCACTGTGGCCAATGAGCACTTGAATCGTCAAGGAACTTTGCATGGTGGTCTTACGGCAACAATTGTTGATAATTGTACCACCTATGCCCTTATGTCGAAAG GATCCCATCCCGGAGTTACGGCCAACTTGAATGTGAGCTACATTGCAGCAGCGAAACCTGGCGAAATTATAGAAATTGATTGTAATACCGTGCGGGCCGGAAAGAAAATGGCCTATTTGGACTGTATTCTAAGGCGTAAGTCCGACGGAAAGATCATCGCCAAGGGCGGACAGGTCAAGTACATTCAGTTCGACAAGGAAAAGCTGgacttttaa
- the LOC6621217 gene encoding acyl-coenzyme A thioesterase 13 yields the protein MGTRKKGLEFAKHITEIITKSTGFESHLQKVKIVDGGDGACTAELKVDQDHVNLYKFMHGGYIMTLVDMITTYALMSKPCHPGVSVDLSVNFLNGAKLGDDVVIEANLSKVGKYLAFIDCTLKHKKDDSVIAKGTHLKYIKFD from the exons atggGAACTCGCAAAAAGGGACTCGAATTCGCTAAACACATCACCGAGATTATCACCAAGTCAACGGGCTTTGAAAGTCACCTACAGAAG GTCAAGATCGTGGACGGTGGCGATGGAGCCTGCACTGCCGAGCTGAAGGTGGACCAGGATCATGTGAACTTGTACAAGTTTATGCACGGCGGCTATATCATGACCCTGGTGGACATGATAACCACCTACGCCCTAATGTCCAAGCCATGTCATCCCGGAGTTTCGGTAGATCTTAGTGTAAACTTTCTGAACGGCGCCAAACTGGGCGACGATGTGGTGATTGAGGCCAATCTGTCCAAGGTGGGCAAGTACCTCGCCTTCATCGATTGCACCCTGAAGCACAAGAAGGACGACTCGGTGATAGCCAAGGGCACACATCTGAAGTATATAAAATTTGACTAG
- the LOC6610498 gene encoding peroxidasin — protein sequence MRVPLLPLQLLGLLLLLAGGVQSVYCPAGCTCLERTVRCIRAKLSAVPKLPQNTQTLDLRFNHIEELPANAFSGLAQLTTLFLNDNELAYLQDGALNGLTALRFVYLNNNRLSRLPATIFQRMPRLEAIFLENNDIWQLPAGLFDNLPHLNRLIMYNNKLTQLPVDGFNRLNNLRRLRLDGNAIDCNCGVYSLWRRWHLDVQRQLVSISLTCAAPQPLQNQSFSSLGEHHFKCAKPQFLVAPQDAQVAAGEQLELSCEVTGLPRPQITWMHNTQEVGLEKQAQAEIQPSGSLLIRSADTSDMGIYQCIARNEMGELRSQPVRLVVNGGNHPLDSPIDARSNQVWADAGTPTHGATPVPSPSPPHFTHQPHDQIVALHGSGHVLLDCAASGWPQPDIQWFVNGRQLLQSTPSLQLQANGSLILLQPTQLSAGTYRCEARNSLGSVQATARIELKELPEILTAPQSQTIKLGKAFVLECDADGNPLPTIDWQLNGVPLPGNTPDLQLENENTELVVGAARQEHAGVYRCTAHNENGETSVEATIKVERSQSPPQLAIEPSNLVAITGTTIELPCQADQPEDGLQISWRHDGRLIDPNVQLTEKYQISGAGSLFVKNVTIPDGGRYECQVKNQFGRASASALVTIRNNMDLAPGDRYVRIAFAEAAKEIDLAINNTLDMLFSNRSDKAPPNYGELLRVFRFPTGEARQLARAAEIYERTLVNIRKHVQEGDNLTMKSEEYEFRDLLSREHLHLVAELSGCMEHREMPNCTDMCFHSRYRSIDGTCNNLQHPTWGASLTAFRRLAPPIYENGFSMPVGWTKGMLYSGHAKPSARLVSTSLVATKEITPDARITHMVMQWGQFLDHDLDHAIPSVSSESWDGIDCKKSCEMAPPCYPIEVPPNDPRVRNRRCIDVVRSSAICGSGMTSLFFDSVQHREQINQLTSYIDASQVYGYSTAFAQELRNLTSQDGLLRVGVHFPRQKDMLPFAAPQDGMDCRRNLDENTMSCFVSGDIRVNEQVGLLAMHTIWMREHNRIASKLKQINSHWDGDTLYQEARKIVGAQMQHITFKQWLPLIIGESGIEMMGKYQGYNPQLNPSIANEFATAALRFGHTIINPILHRLNETFQPIPQGHLLLHKAFFAPWRLAYEGGVDPLMRGFLAVPAKLKTPDQNLNTELTEKLFLTAHAVALDLAAINIQRGRDHGMPGYNVYRKLCNLTVAQDFEDLAGEISSAEIRQKMKELYGHPDNVDVWLGGILEDQVEGGKVGPLFQCLLVEQFRRLRDGDRLYYENPGVFSPEQLTQIKQANFGRVLCDVGDNFDQVTENVFILAKHQGGYKKCEDIVGINLYLWQECGRCNSPPAIFDSYIPQTYTKRSNRQKRDLGQENDEVATDESYDSPLESLYDVNEERVSGLEELIGSFQKDLKKLHKKLRKVEESCNSADSEPVAQVVQLAAAPPQVVSKPKRSHCVDDKGTTRLNNEVWSPDVCTKCNCFHGQVNCLRERCGEVSCPPGVDPLTPPEACCPHCPMIK from the exons AGATTTGCGTTTCAATCACATCGAGGAGCTGCCGGCCAACGCGTTCAGTGGTCTCGCCCAGCTGACTACGCTTTTCCTGAACGACAACGAGCTGGCTTACCTGCAGGATGGGGCTCTCAATGGACTGACGGCGCTGAGGTTCGTCTATCTGAACAATAATCGGCTAAGCCGCTTACCGGCGACCATCTTCCAGCGGATGCCGCGCCTGGAGGCGAT TTTCCTGGAAAACAATGACATTTGGCAGCTGCCCGCCGGGCTCTTTGACAACTTGCCGCATCTGAACCGCCT GATCATGTACAACAACAAGCTGACCCAACTGCCAGTGGACGGATTTAATCGGCTGAACAACCTGAGGCGCCTGCGACTGGACGGCAACGCCATCGACTGCAATTGTGGCGTTTACTCGCTGTGGCGTCGCTGGCACCTGGATGTCCAGCGCCAGTTGGTGTCCATCTCGCTCACCTGTGCCGCTCCCCAGCCACTTCAAAACCAGAGCTTTTCCAGCCTGGGCGAGCATCACTTCAAATGCG CCAAGCCGCAGTTCCTGGTGGCACCCCAAGACGCCCAAGTCGCTGCCGGGGAGCAGCTGGAGCTGAGCTGCGAGGTCACCGGCCTGCCCCGCCCCCAGATCACGTGGATGCACAACACGCAGGAGGTGGGCCTGGAGAAGCAGGCGCAGGCGGAGATCCAGCCCAGCGGCAGCCTGCTCATCCGCAGCGCGGACACCAGCGACATGGGCATCTACCAGTGCATCGCTCGCAACGAGATGGGCGAGCTGCGTTCCCAgcccgttcgcctggtagttaaTGGCGGTAACCACCCACTCGATTCGCCCATCGACGCCCGCAGCAATCAGGTGTGGGCGGATGCCGGAACACCCACACACGGAGCAACGCCAGTTCCATCTCCATCGCCACCGCACTTTACCCACCAGCCGCACGACCAAATTGTGGCCCTTCACGGCTCTGGACACGTGCTGCTCGATTGCGCCGCCTCCGGCTGGCCACAGCCGGACATACAATGGTTCGTCAATGGCCGCCAACTCCTGCAGTCGACCCCCAGCCTCCAACTGCAGGCCAATGGCAGCCTCATCCTGCTGCAGCCCACCCAGCTCTCTGCCGGCACGTATCGCTGCGAGGCTCGCAATTCTTTGGGCAGCGTCCAGGCCACCGCCCGCATCGAGCTGAAGG AACTGCCCGAAATTTTAACTGCACCGCAAAGCCAAACAATCAAACTGGGCAAGGCCTTTGTGCTGGAGTGTGATGCCGATGGCAACCCGCTGCCCACCATCGACTGGCAGTTAAATGGAGTCCCCCTGCCCGGAAATACGCCCGACTTGCAGCTGGAGAACGAGAACACCGAGCTGGTGGTGGGCGCTGCCCGGCAGGAGCATGCCG GTGTCTATCGCTGCACGGCGCACAACGAAAACGGGGAGACGAGCGTGGAGGCCACCATCAAGGTGGAACGGTCGCAGTCGCCGCCGCAACTCGCCATCGAGCCGAGCAATTTGGTGGCCATTACGGGCACCACCATCGAGCTGCCCTGCCAGGCCGACCAGCCGGAGGACGGACTGCAG ATTTCGTGGCGCCACGATGGCCGACTCATTGATCCGAATGTTCAGCTGACGGAGAAATATCAAATAAGCGGCGCCGGCAGTCTGTTCGTCAAGAATGTGACCATCCCGGATGGCGGACGGTACGAGTGTCAGGTGAAGAACCAGTTTGGCCGCGCTTCCGCCTCCGCACTGGTAACCATCAG AAACAACATGGATTTGGCTCCAGGCGATCGGTATGTGCGCATCGCGTTTGCCGAGGCAGCCAAGGAGATTGACCTGGCCATCAACAACACCCTGGACATGCTCTTCTCCAACCGATCCGACAAGGCGCCGCCCAACTATGGCGAACTACTGCGGGTCTTCCGCTTTCCCACTGGCGAAGCTAGGCAGTTGGCCCGTGCAGCCGAGATCTACGAGAGGACACTGGTCAATATCCGGAAGCACGTACAGGAGGGCGACAACCTGACCATGAAGAGCGAGGAGTACGAGTTCCGGGATCTGCTGTCGCGAGAGCACTTGCATCTGGTGGCGGAGCTATCGGGCTGCATGGAGCACCGTGAGATGCCCAACTGCACGGACATGTGCTTTCACTCGAGGTACAGAAGTATCGATGGCACGTGCAACAACCTGCAGCATCCCACCTGGGGAGCTTCGCTCACCGCCTTCCGGAGATTGGCGCCACCGATTTACGAGAACGGATTCAGCATGCCCGTGGGCTGGACCAAGGGCATGTTGTACTCGGGTCATGCCAAGCCCAGTGCAAGATTGGTATCCACCTCCCTAGTGGCCACCAAGGAGATCACACCGGATGCCAGGATAACGCACATGGTGATGCAGTGGGGTCAGTTCCTGGACCATGATCTGGATCATGCCATTCCTTCGGTGAGTTCGGAGAGCTGGGATGGCATCGATTGCAAAAAGAGCTGCGAGATGGCTCCACCGTGCTATCCCATTGAAGTGCCTCCGAATGATCCTCGTGTCCGCAACCGCCGATGCATCGATGTGGTGCGATCCAGCGCCATTTGTGGATCGGGCATGACCTCCCTCTTCTTCGACAGCGTGCAGCATCGCGAGCAGATCAACCAACTGACCTCCTACATAGATGCATCGCAGGTGTATGGCTACAGTACTGCATTCGCCCAGGAGCTGCGCAATCTGACATCCCAGGATGGATTACTCCGAGTGGGTGTCCACTTCCCGCGGCAGAAGGACATGCTGCCCTTTGCTGCTCCCCAGGATGGGATGGATTGCCGCAGGAATCTCGACGAGAACACCATGAGCTGCTTTGTTTCGGGCGACATCCGTGTGAACGAGCAGGTCGGTCTTCTGGCCATGCACACCATTTGGATGAGGGAGCACAACAGGATAGCCAGCAAACTGAAGCAGATCAATTCCCATTGGGATGGGGACACCTTGTACCAGGAGGCTCGCAAGATAGTGGGTGCCCAGATGCAGCACATCACCTTCAAGCAGTGGCTGCCACTGATTATTGGCGAAAGTGGCATAGAGATGATGGGCAAGTACCAGGGCTACAATCCCCAACTGAACCCCAGCATAGCCAACGAGTTTGCCACGGCTGCCCTGCGATTTGGACACACCATCATAAACCCCATTCTCCACCGCTTGAACGAGACCTTCCAGCCGATACCCCAGGGACATCTGCTGCTCCACAAGGCCTTCTTTGCTCCCTGGCGTCTGGCTTACGAGGGTGGAGTGGATCCCCTTATGAGAGGCTTCCTGGCCGTGCCCGCCAAGCTGAAGACCCCCGATCAGAACCTCAACACTGAGCTCACAGAGAAACTGTTCCTGACAGCCCATGCTGTAGCATTGGATCTGGCTGCCATCAACATCCAGAGGGGCAGGGATCACGGAATGCCCGGCTATAATGTCTACAGGAAGCTATGCAATCTCACGGTGGCCCAGGACTTTGAGGATCTGGCCGGCGAGATCAGTAGTGCCGAGATACGCCAGAAGATGAAGGAACTCTATGGACATCCGGATAACGTGGATGTTTGGTTGGGTGGCATCCTAGAGGATCAGGTGGAGGGTGGCAAGGTGGGTCCTCTCTTCCAGTGCTTGCTGGTTGAACAGTTCCGTAGACTTCGTGATGGCGATCGCTTGTACTACGAGAACCCCGGTGTCTTCTCACCCGAGCAACTGACCCAAATCAAGCAGGCTAACTTTGGTCGAGTGCTCTGCGATGTGGGTGACAACTTCGACCAGGTCACCGAGAACGTGTTCATTTTGGCCAAGCACCAGGGTGGCTACAAGAAGTGCGAGGATATAGTGGGCATTAATCTGTATCTGTGGCAGGAGTGCGGCAGGTGCAACAGTCCACCCGCCATCTTTGATTCGTACATACCGCAAACCTACACCAAGCGGAGCAACAGGCAGAAGCGAGATCTCGGTCAGGAAAACGATGAGGTGGCCACTGACGAGAGCTATGACAGTCCGCTGGAATCCCTCTACGATGTGAACGAAGAAAGGGTCAGTGGTCTGGAGGAACTGATTGGCAGCTTCCAGAAGGATCTAAAAAAGCTGCACAAGAAGCTGCGCAAGGTGGAGGAATCCTGCAACTCCGCCGACTCCGAGCCGGTGGCTCAGGTGGTGCAGTTGGCGGCGGCACCGCCCCAGGTGGTTTCCAAGCCCAAGCGGAGCCACTGCGTCGACGACAAGGGCACCACCCGGCTGAACAACGAGGTTTGGTCTCCGGACGTCTGCACCAAGTGCAACTGCTTCCACGGCCAGGTCAACTGCCTGAGGGAGCGGTGCGGCGAGGTCAGCTGTCCGCCGGGCGTGGATCCACTGACGCCTCCGGAGGCCTGCTGCCCACACTGCCCGATGATCAAGTGA